TTCCATGGACGTTCAAGCCCCTCTCCTCCCACATCAACAACGAGCTTCTAATCCCAGTTCCTGGTTAAACACCACCACCCTGTTTTCTAACCCCAACAATGAGCAAACCCCTTCAAATCAAAAGTCGACCTGATCCGCCAAAGCATTGCCCCTGTCTCTTCATATGACTTTCTCCCTATCAGTAAAAAGCTCCTAGTGGAGGCACAGAAAGGAGATCATCATCACTGTGGTTAAACAGCTAAAAAATATCCAACTCCATGTGGAATACTTTCCTTGGCTAATTAATGTGGAATACTTTCCTTGGCTAATTAATGGGCACATTTCCCATGTCGGGCACTTTATTTACGCCTGGCTGAATCCACTTCTATATAAACCCTTCTGAGCAGGGGATGTGCCATAATCCTACCTTGAGCGGAACCCAGAGATATCCCCAGATGCCAGTTTATTGCCAACCTGTAAGTACTGAGACTCGTTAGAGATTCAAAGGTGAATGCAAAGAGAAAATATTCTGAGAGAAATGGAAAGATACAGACTAGATgacagatagagagagacagattagatgacagatagataaatagaaattTAAGTCTGCTTGGAGACAGTGATGATCCTTTGTTGCCTCCCTTTCTCCCGTGATTGCTCAGATTTATCTTTATATTACAAAGATTACTGCATATATATCCAACAATAATACAGACAGAAAACAAACCAAGGAGGCGTGATAATCCACCAAGACAGAACCCCTCAAATACCCACTCCCCGGCACTTATGTTTTTATATCTATAGCTCCATGTTTACAAAGGGCTAGGACTGTCTCTTTTTATAATGTCCTCCTGTAGCTCATTAGTTCTTCAGGAACCTTCTCTCTCGCTACAGCTTCACCAACTCTTTAGACATTAACAATGATTCCGTGGTCTCTCTTTGCAGATGGTCTCTCTGCCAGCATCAGGCACCTCCCTGCCCACCCATCTCCCCATGTTGAAGCTCAGTAGAGAAGACCATGACCATCTCAATGCCTAATCAGACTGCTGTCACTGAGTTTATCCTCCTCGGTTTCCCAGGGCTACAGCCCAATTTCTTTCTTCCAGTCTCACTTACACTGTTTCTTGCCTACATTGTTTCACTGATTGCAAATAGCACCGTCATCATATTAATTATCCTGAGAGAACAACTCCACCAGCCCATGTATATTATTATTGCCAACCTCGCTCTCTCCGACCTTCTCTTTGACACCATAACGTTACCTAAAATCATTGCCAAATATTGGTTCGGAGCCGGATCCATATCCTTCTTTGATTGCTTCTTCCAGCTCTTCTGTGTCCATTCCCTTGGATATCTCGACTCCCTCATCATTATGCTGATGGCTATTGATCGTTATGTTGCTATCTGCCAACCTCTCAGGTATCACTCCATTATCAGCAATAAGGTGTTGACTCTTCTCTGCTGCATGTTCGGGTTCTGTGCTGCCCTATATGGATTATATATAACTTTAATTGCTGTACAAGTTCCTTACTGTGGACCAAACCATGTCAACAACTGTTTCTGTTCCAACCAAGCTGTAATAGTGTTGGCTTGTGTTGATGTTTCCTTGGAAAAAAGAGAACGTTTTATAATTGGTATGTCAGTGCACCTCTTCCCATTGGCTGTTATTATACTCTCATATATTCTCATAATCAGGGTTGTGCACTTATCCGCCAACAATGGGAACTGGCAGAAGGCATTTTATACCTGTACCACTCATTTAATTGTCATTGGGATGCACTTTATCCCCAGGTTGTTTGTATATAGTACCAGTCAGACCTCTTTAATATTTGATGATGATATAAATGTCTTAATTGTTTGTCTCTACACATTTATCCCCCATTTAGCCAGCCCCATATTTTTTTGTCTTCGAACCAtagaaattagaaatattttgggGCAAACGTTTAACATATTTTTGGGGCAAACATtgcataaaatttgcgaaaaggcatCGTACTAGTATCATTGTTAAGGGTCGTTGAATTCAGTTGTGAATAAGCACAAAcattcacacatatatatatttatacctgtatttgtttttgtttccctTGACAAACGTCACAGTTAGTGAATGAAATGTTGGATATCACTAAATAAATGACTCTTTATATTTTACCAAGCCTTGATTGTTGCTTTTTTGACTTTTACATACTTTGCAAGCACCCAGGAATTTATATCTCAAGTGTAGAGTGCTCCCCTTAGGGGTTCAGAGCCTCAGCTTCTCATCTTCCATCTCAAGTGTAGAGTGCTCCCCTTTTGGGGTTCAGAGTCTCAGCTTCTCATGTTCCATATCAAGTGTAGAATGCTCCCGTTAGGAGTTCAGAGCCTCAGCTTCTCATCTTC
This sequence is a window from Xenopus tropicalis strain Nigerian chromosome 2, UCB_Xtro_10.0, whole genome shotgun sequence. Protein-coding genes within it:
- the LOC100486392 gene encoding olfactory receptor 6B1, with product MTISMPNQTAVTEFILLGFPGLQPNFFLPVSLTLFLAYIVSLIANSTVIILIILREQLHQPMYIIIANLALSDLLFDTITLPKIIAKYWFGAGSISFFDCFFQLFCVHSLGYLDSLIIMLMAIDRYVAICQPLRYHSIISNKVLTLLCCMFGFCAALYGLYITLIAVQVPYCGPNHVNNCFCSNQAVIVLACVDVSLEKRERFIIGMSVHLFPLAVIILSYILIIRVVHLSANNGNWQKAFYTCTTHLIVIGMHFIPRLFVYSTSQTSLIFDDDINVLIVCLYTFIPHLASPIFFCLRTIEIRNILGQTFNIFLGQTLHKICEKASY